Proteins encoded in a region of the Methylobacterium radiotolerans JCM 2831 genome:
- a CDS encoding DegT/DnrJ/EryC1/StrS family aminotransferase, with amino-acid sequence MSAQPRPFEQPIYVTRPMLPELAVFTRHLEAIWSSAVLSNGGPQHVELERRLQAHLGDGHIALFNNGTNALMTAVKALDLSGEVITTPFTFAATPHVLSWHGIDPVFVDIEERSMTLDPERIEAAITPRTTGILAVHVYGNPCDVWAIERIARKHGLKVLYDGAHAFGTRVEGRAIAAYGDATMFSFHATKLFHTAEGGAVVMNDPDLKRRMELLKNFGIANEVSVPAVGINSKMNELQAALGLCLVDAVAGEKLKRRAVAEVYDRHLADLPGVTRPKLADPAVDSLQYYCLRIDPQEAGIARDAVYEGLKHYNVFARRYFYPLCSDYGPYRDLPSSARENLPVANRVGEQVLCLPLFGDLGVDAAERVCAALRAVMTGPDRR; translated from the coding sequence ATGAGCGCGCAGCCGCGGCCGTTCGAGCAGCCGATCTACGTCACCCGCCCGATGCTGCCGGAACTCGCGGTGTTCACCCGGCATCTGGAGGCGATCTGGAGCAGCGCCGTCCTGTCGAACGGCGGCCCGCAGCACGTCGAGCTCGAGCGGCGCCTCCAGGCACATCTGGGCGACGGCCACATCGCGCTGTTCAACAACGGCACCAACGCGCTGATGACCGCCGTCAAGGCCCTCGACCTGTCCGGCGAGGTGATCACGACGCCGTTCACCTTCGCGGCGACGCCGCACGTGCTGTCGTGGCACGGCATCGATCCCGTCTTCGTCGACATCGAGGAGCGGTCCATGACGCTCGATCCGGAGCGGATCGAGGCGGCGATCACCCCGCGGACCACCGGCATCCTCGCCGTCCACGTCTACGGCAATCCCTGCGACGTCTGGGCCATCGAGCGCATCGCCCGCAAGCACGGGCTGAAGGTCCTCTACGACGGCGCCCACGCCTTCGGGACCCGGGTCGAGGGGCGCGCGATCGCCGCCTACGGCGACGCCACCATGTTCAGCTTCCACGCCACGAAGCTGTTCCACACGGCCGAGGGCGGCGCGGTCGTGATGAACGATCCGGACCTGAAGCGCCGCATGGAGCTCCTGAAGAACTTCGGCATCGCCAACGAGGTGTCGGTCCCGGCGGTCGGCATCAACAGCAAGATGAACGAGCTGCAGGCGGCCCTCGGCCTCTGCCTCGTCGACGCCGTCGCCGGCGAGAAGCTGAAGCGCCGGGCCGTGGCGGAAGTCTACGACCGGCACCTCGCGGACCTGCCCGGCGTGACGCGGCCCAAGCTGGCCGACCCGGCGGTGGACAGTCTCCAGTACTACTGCCTGCGCATCGACCCGCAGGAGGCCGGCATCGCCCGCGACGCCGTGTACGAGGGGCTGAAGCACTACAACGTGTTCGCGCGCCGCTACTTCTACCCGCTGTGCAGCGATTACGGGCCTTACCGGGACCTGCCGAGCAGCGCGCGGGAGAACCTCCCGGTGGCCAACCGGGTCGGCGAGCAGGTGCTGTGCCTCCCCCTGTTCGGGGATCTCGGCGTGGACGCGGCCGAGCGGGTCTGCGCCGCGCTCCGCGCCGTGATGACGGGGCCGGACCGGCGCTGA
- a CDS encoding acetyltransferase encodes MTGPGQRLALIGGGGFSKEIAEIARALGHTVEDTYSTSPEVQVGRHRGYLDALLADRAEFDGVVLAVGGVSRRAIRARAELIAWLDRHGLPCPALVSPRAIVSPDVAIGAGAFVAHGVIVNADARLGRFCVLNSAAIVGHDTVVGDNTTISPGAFVGGRCTIGADSLVGPLAKVLQGLTLGQGVTVGMGCNVLRALPDDATIWPRADIVAPAPKPAGQA; translated from the coding sequence GTGACCGGGCCCGGGCAGCGGCTCGCGCTGATCGGCGGCGGCGGATTCTCCAAGGAGATCGCCGAGATCGCGCGCGCCCTCGGCCACACGGTCGAGGATACCTACTCCACTTCTCCGGAGGTCCAGGTCGGCCGTCACCGCGGCTATCTCGACGCGCTGCTCGCCGACCGGGCGGAGTTCGACGGCGTCGTGCTGGCGGTCGGCGGCGTGAGCCGGCGCGCGATCCGGGCGCGGGCCGAGCTGATCGCGTGGCTCGACCGGCACGGCCTCCCCTGCCCCGCCCTGGTCTCGCCTCGCGCGATCGTGAGCCCGGACGTCGCAATCGGCGCCGGCGCCTTCGTGGCGCACGGGGTGATCGTCAACGCCGATGCCCGGCTCGGGCGCTTCTGCGTGCTGAACTCGGCGGCCATCGTCGGCCACGACACGGTCGTCGGCGACAACACCACGATCTCGCCGGGCGCCTTCGTCGGCGGCCGCTGCACGATCGGCGCCGACAGCCTCGTCGGGCCGCTCGCCAAGGTTCTGCAGGGCCTCACCCTCGGCCAGGGCGTCACGGTCGGCATGGGCTGCAACGTCCTGCGCGCGCTGCCCGACGACGCCACGATCTGGCCCCGGGCGGACATCGTCGCCCCGGCACCGAAGCCGGCCGGTCAGGCCTGA
- a CDS encoding SDR family NAD(P)-dependent oxidoreductase produces the protein MSQPIAEPGGHVLVVGASSGIGRAVAERLRAGGARITALARRADRLAELEALGCAAVAADVTDLPAIGGVLQAAVAERGLLTGLVYCAGVQVIKPMRSLGVEEVERLYRTNLVAPTLFAAAFGSARVSTRDAVFCAVSSVAAQRPEPAIVPYAASKAGLDALIKGLARELAPRRAVGVAPGWLDTEMTQAHARLYGAEFKEALEKRSPAGAATVESVVDAIAFLMSPQARHVTGEILRVDGGAVL, from the coding sequence ATGTCGCAGCCGATCGCGGAGCCGGGGGGGCACGTCCTCGTCGTCGGGGCCAGCAGCGGCATCGGCCGCGCCGTCGCCGAGCGCCTCCGCGCGGGCGGGGCGCGGATCACCGCCCTCGCCCGGCGGGCGGACCGGCTCGCCGAGCTGGAGGCTCTCGGCTGCGCCGCCGTCGCGGCCGACGTCACCGACCTGCCGGCGATCGGCGGCGTGCTGCAGGCGGCGGTCGCCGAGCGGGGGCTCCTGACCGGGCTCGTGTACTGCGCGGGCGTCCAGGTCATCAAGCCGATGCGCAGCCTCGGCGTGGAGGAGGTCGAGCGCCTCTACCGCACCAACCTCGTCGCGCCGACCCTGTTCGCCGCCGCCTTCGGCAGCGCCCGGGTCTCGACCCGGGACGCGGTGTTCTGCGCGGTCTCGTCCGTGGCGGCCCAGCGGCCCGAGCCGGCGATCGTGCCCTACGCCGCCTCCAAGGCGGGGCTCGACGCCCTGATCAAGGGGCTCGCCCGGGAACTCGCCCCCCGGCGCGCCGTCGGCGTCGCCCCCGGCTGGCTCGACACCGAGATGACCCAGGCCCATGCCCGCCTGTACGGCGCGGAGTTCAAGGAGGCGCTGGAGAAGCGCAGCCCGGCGGGCGCCGCGACCGTCGAATCCGTGGTCGACGCCATCGCGTTCCTGATGTCGCCCCAGGCCCGGCACGTCACCGGCGAGATCCTGCGCGTCGACGGCGGGGCCGTGCTGTGA
- a CDS encoding ketoacyl-ACP synthase III, translating to MADLRFSRATLAGLVTTVGARVQAFDDEAAGLGLAPEEAERLKRAMGFATRHVVADPGTTTADLCLHSARHLLRGLDLQPDAVDGLILVTQTPDYSSPSTSIGMQHRLGMRTDTLCFDIRLGCSGFVYGLSVAYSLVESGLDRVLLCVGDVASRMVATGDRSITPIMGDAGAAVLIERRESESFFQLHSDGSGEKALFIPHSGLRADAEDADKPGTMHMDGAQVFNFTLKRVPPLIEGILAFSDTRAEDVDFLVLHQPNKYILKNLQRRLGLDDSKLPTGTQSVYGNQNSASIPGTISGFLAEAYAGRRVRSLLAGFGVGLSWGACTITTDRIFAPPVMTYEETTR from the coding sequence ATGGCTGACCTGCGGTTCTCGCGCGCGACCCTGGCGGGTCTCGTCACCACGGTCGGCGCGCGCGTCCAGGCCTTCGACGACGAGGCGGCCGGCCTCGGGCTCGCCCCCGAGGAGGCGGAGCGCCTCAAGCGGGCCATGGGCTTCGCGACCCGGCACGTCGTCGCCGATCCCGGCACCACGACGGCGGATCTCTGCCTGCACTCGGCGCGCCACCTCCTGCGCGGCCTCGACCTGCAGCCCGACGCCGTCGACGGCCTGATCCTCGTCACCCAGACGCCGGATTACAGCTCGCCGTCGACGTCGATCGGGATGCAGCACCGCCTCGGCATGCGGACCGACACGCTCTGCTTCGACATCCGCCTCGGCTGCAGCGGCTTCGTCTACGGGTTGTCGGTCGCCTACAGCCTGGTCGAATCCGGCCTCGACCGCGTCCTGCTCTGCGTCGGCGACGTCGCGAGCCGCATGGTCGCGACCGGGGACCGGTCGATCACCCCGATCATGGGCGATGCCGGCGCCGCGGTGCTGATCGAGCGGCGCGAGAGCGAGAGCTTCTTCCAGCTCCACAGCGACGGCTCGGGCGAGAAGGCCCTGTTCATCCCGCACAGCGGCCTCCGGGCCGACGCCGAGGACGCGGACAAGCCCGGCACCATGCACATGGACGGGGCGCAGGTCTTCAACTTCACCCTGAAGCGCGTCCCGCCGCTGATCGAGGGCATCCTGGCCTTCTCGGACACGCGCGCCGAGGACGTCGACTTCCTGGTCCTGCACCAGCCGAACAAGTACATCCTCAAGAACCTCCAGCGCCGCCTGGGGCTCGACGACAGCAAGCTCCCGACCGGCACCCAGTCGGTCTACGGCAACCAGAACTCGGCCTCGATCCCCGGCACGATCTCGGGCTTCCTCGCGGAGGCCTACGCGGGCCGGCGGGTGCGCTCGCTGCTCGCCGGCTTCGGGGTCGGGCTGAGCTGGGGAGCCTGCACGATCACCACCGACCGGATCTTCGCGCCCCCGGTCATGACCTACGAGGAGACCACCCGATGA
- a CDS encoding HAD-IIIC family phosphatase, producing the protein MTTARALSIGFVGNVVTNPFGKVAGRLADLATVSCEHLPIGQIEQVLAGPAAADVLIVHLDHRWFFDVAPDEAAVARARGLADLVSARLARAPGTIILNTVPFVPVSSVESDLHDQLEALARVNAVLFDLARAQERVSVVDAAGALALLGFANAFRERNRYMYQMPYAPAAVDALSERYADAVAARLRARRKVVVVDADNTLWGGVVGEDGVENLEVDSDYPGIVHTQLQRQLLRLKGLGILLCAVTKNNEEDFRAVFAQRAMPLRLDDFVAYRSNWTEKSENIRDLAATLNLGLDSFIFLDDNPFEIEEVRARLPGVECHLFDRTRPEQALTLLDGIASLRARNVTAEDLAKTEQYRGEAQRQELQRSAASMDEYLASLEIRVHVARNNLGSLRRVTQLINKTNQFNLTTRRYTEDEVATAMREGGVYAARVVDRFGDMGIVGVAIVRGGELETFLMSCRALGRRIEAQILRHVCQQEGDRDLKAQYRPSAKNRMVESFLDDNGFEPVSAGPEGKTYRLTRGPDDTPYIHIVAE; encoded by the coding sequence ATGACCACGGCTCGCGCCCTGTCGATCGGTTTCGTCGGAAACGTCGTCACCAACCCGTTCGGGAAGGTGGCGGGCCGCCTCGCGGATCTCGCCACGGTCTCGTGCGAGCATCTCCCCATCGGACAGATCGAGCAGGTGCTGGCGGGACCCGCAGCCGCCGACGTCCTGATCGTGCATCTCGACCACCGCTGGTTCTTCGACGTCGCTCCGGACGAGGCGGCCGTCGCCCGCGCGCGCGGCCTCGCCGACTTGGTCTCGGCGCGTCTCGCCCGCGCGCCGGGGACGATCATCCTCAACACCGTGCCGTTCGTGCCGGTCTCGTCCGTCGAGAGCGACCTCCACGACCAGCTGGAGGCGCTCGCGCGGGTGAACGCGGTGCTGTTCGACCTCGCCCGGGCGCAGGAGCGGGTCAGCGTCGTCGACGCCGCCGGCGCGCTGGCGCTGCTCGGCTTCGCCAACGCCTTCCGCGAGCGCAACCGGTACATGTACCAGATGCCCTACGCCCCGGCCGCCGTGGACGCGCTCAGCGAGCGCTACGCCGACGCCGTCGCGGCGCGGCTGCGGGCGCGCCGCAAGGTGGTGGTGGTCGACGCCGACAACACGCTCTGGGGCGGCGTCGTCGGCGAGGACGGCGTGGAGAACCTGGAGGTCGACAGCGACTATCCGGGGATCGTCCACACCCAGCTCCAGCGCCAGCTCCTGCGCCTGAAGGGCCTCGGGATCCTGCTCTGCGCGGTGACGAAGAACAACGAGGAGGATTTCCGCGCGGTCTTCGCCCAGCGCGCGATGCCGCTCCGCCTGGACGATTTCGTGGCCTACCGCAGCAACTGGACGGAGAAGAGCGAGAACATCCGCGACCTCGCCGCGACCCTGAACCTCGGCCTCGACAGCTTCATCTTCCTCGACGACAACCCCTTCGAGATCGAGGAGGTGCGCGCCCGGCTCCCCGGGGTCGAGTGCCACCTGTTCGACCGGACGCGCCCCGAGCAGGCGCTGACCCTGCTCGACGGGATCGCGTCCCTGCGCGCCCGGAACGTCACCGCCGAGGATCTGGCCAAGACCGAGCAGTACCGCGGCGAGGCCCAGCGCCAGGAGCTGCAGCGCTCCGCCGCCTCGATGGACGAGTACCTCGCCTCCCTCGAGATCCGGGTGCACGTCGCCCGCAACAACCTGGGCTCCCTGCGGCGGGTCACGCAGCTGATCAACAAGACCAATCAGTTCAACCTGACGACGCGGCGCTACACCGAGGACGAGGTCGCCACCGCCATGCGGGAGGGCGGCGTCTACGCGGCCCGGGTGGTCGACCGGTTCGGCGACATGGGCATCGTCGGGGTCGCCATCGTCCGGGGCGGCGAGCTCGAGACGTTCCTGATGAGCTGCCGGGCCCTCGGACGCCGCATCGAGGCCCAAATTCTGCGCCACGTCTGCCAGCAGGAGGGCGATCGGGACCTGAAAGCCCAGTATCGCCCGAGCGCGAAGAACCGGATGGTCGAGAGCTTCCTCGACGACAACGGCTTCGAACCCGTGAGCGCTGGCCCCGAGGGCAAGACGTACCGACTGACACGAGGACCGGATGACACCCCCTACATCCACATCGTCGCGGAGTGA
- a CDS encoding SDR family NAD(P)-dependent oxidoreductase, which produces MNGSGSDDAAATTRTWTEAHQAAFARATGDVNPMHMDARMARRTLAGERAVHGVHAALWALDACADAHPLDRLATLQMRFERFVLVGDRTVLTVHEADARQLRLSVAVDGVRTLTIQATFAAERAPGQAVEVAPVAIPAEPVARDPAALTGLAGAFALPDPAAIAALAPRLARALGPGRVAALGGLSTLVGMFVPGLHSILSKIDVTVTEGGTGSRLGYAVKRFQPMLQSVTLDAVGPGLVARVEGFVRPRPVEQESLRDLAALVEPGAFAAVSALIVGGSRGLGAATAKLIAAGGGAVCITYASGAEEAEAIAREIRDAGGRCQVLRYDAAEPAAAQLAALAMRPSQLYHFATPRIFRQKRAPFEPACLDEMMRVYNTAFYELSQFCLERGDAVAAFYPSTSAIDEAPRDTLEYVMAKIAGETLAATLARTLPNLRTVIERLPRVKTDQTATIFPVPAAAPSALMLPIIRRMSAAA; this is translated from the coding sequence ATGAACGGATCCGGTTCGGACGACGCCGCCGCGACGACGCGGACCTGGACCGAGGCCCATCAGGCCGCCTTCGCGCGGGCGACCGGCGACGTGAACCCGATGCACATGGACGCGCGGATGGCCCGGCGGACGCTGGCCGGCGAGCGCGCCGTCCACGGCGTCCACGCCGCCCTCTGGGCCCTCGACGCCTGCGCCGACGCCCATCCCCTCGACCGGCTCGCGACGCTGCAGATGCGGTTCGAGCGGTTCGTGCTGGTCGGGGACCGCACCGTCCTGACGGTCCACGAGGCGGACGCGCGGCAGCTGCGCCTGTCCGTGGCGGTGGACGGCGTCCGCACCCTGACGATCCAGGCGACCTTCGCGGCCGAGCGGGCACCGGGTCAGGCGGTCGAGGTCGCGCCCGTCGCGATCCCCGCCGAGCCGGTCGCCCGCGATCCGGCGGCCCTGACGGGGCTCGCCGGTGCCTTCGCGCTGCCGGACCCGGCGGCGATCGCCGCGCTGGCGCCGCGCCTCGCCCGCGCCCTCGGTCCGGGCCGGGTCGCCGCCCTGGGCGGCCTCTCGACGCTCGTCGGCATGTTCGTGCCCGGCCTCCACTCGATCCTCTCGAAGATCGACGTGACCGTCACAGAGGGCGGCACCGGCTCGCGCCTCGGCTACGCGGTGAAGCGGTTCCAGCCGATGCTGCAATCGGTGACGCTGGACGCCGTCGGCCCCGGCCTCGTCGCCCGGGTCGAGGGCTTCGTCCGCCCGCGGCCGGTGGAGCAGGAGAGCCTGCGGGACCTCGCCGCGCTGGTGGAGCCGGGCGCCTTCGCGGCGGTGTCGGCGCTGATCGTCGGCGGGTCGCGGGGCCTCGGCGCCGCGACCGCCAAGCTGATCGCCGCCGGGGGCGGGGCGGTCTGCATCACCTACGCGTCCGGCGCCGAGGAGGCGGAGGCGATCGCCCGGGAGATCCGCGATGCCGGCGGCCGCTGCCAGGTTCTGCGCTACGACGCCGCCGAGCCGGCCGCCGCGCAGCTCGCGGCGCTGGCGATGCGCCCGTCGCAGCTCTACCACTTCGCGACGCCCCGCATCTTCCGCCAGAAGCGCGCGCCGTTCGAGCCCGCCTGCCTCGACGAGATGATGCGCGTCTACAACACCGCCTTCTACGAGCTGAGCCAGTTCTGCCTGGAGCGCGGCGACGCCGTGGCGGCCTTCTACCCGTCGACCAGCGCCATCGACGAGGCGCCCCGCGACACCCTGGAATACGTCATGGCCAAGATCGCCGGCGAGACGCTGGCCGCGACCCTGGCGCGGACGCTCCCGAACCTGCGGACCGTGATCGAGCGTCTGCCCCGGGTGAAGACCGACCAGACCGCCACGATCTTCCCCGTGCCGGCCGCCGCGCCGAGCGCGCTGATGCTGCCGATCATCCGCCGGATGTCGGCGGCCGCCTGA
- a CDS encoding acyltransferase, translating to MSLNIFDKGENNVIDIDSRDQHSQAGKIYINGDNNYIRIGRGCVSDKDMHIVIESNCRFDVGEDVRLSMANIYIGPGSVLRIGDRTGFTGLVHLNPVEGKAIEIGTDCSIASGVWMTTSDFHSIVTRDTGARLNPAKPVRVGNHVWIANQATLLKGTVIGDNAIVGAHAVVTGTVPAHCVAAGNPARIVRENVTWRSDLI from the coding sequence ATGTCTTTGAATATCTTCGACAAAGGGGAGAATAATGTCATCGACATTGACTCGCGGGATCAGCACAGCCAAGCGGGAAAGATCTACATCAATGGCGACAACAACTACATCCGCATAGGCAGGGGCTGCGTGTCCGACAAGGACATGCACATCGTCATCGAGTCGAACTGCCGGTTCGACGTCGGCGAGGACGTGCGGCTGTCGATGGCCAACATCTATATCGGCCCCGGCTCGGTCCTGCGTATCGGCGACCGGACCGGCTTCACCGGGCTCGTCCACCTCAATCCCGTCGAGGGGAAGGCGATCGAGATCGGCACGGACTGCTCGATCGCGTCGGGCGTCTGGATGACGACGAGCGACTTCCACTCCATCGTCACCCGGGACACCGGCGCGCGGCTGAACCCGGCCAAGCCCGTGCGGGTCGGCAACCACGTCTGGATCGCCAATCAGGCCACCCTGCTCAAGGGCACGGTCATCGGCGACAACGCGATCGTCGGCGCGCACGCGGTCGTCACCGGGACGGTGCCGGCCCACTGCGTGGCCGCCGGCAACCCCGCGCGGATCGTGCGGGAGAACGTGACGTGGCGCTCCGACCTGATCTGA